Proteins encoded in a region of the Apilactobacillus apisilvae genome:
- the fusA gene encoding elongation factor G, translating into MANNKREFPLEKTRNIGITAHIDAGKTTATERILYYTGRIHKIGETHDGASQMDWMVQEQERGITITSAATTAQWKDYRINIIDTPGHVDFTAEVERSLRVLDGSITILDAAAGVEPQTETVWRQASEYNVPRIVFANKMDKLGADFAASVQSLHDRLDANAHAIQIPIGKEDTFEGVIDLIDMKADIYDEDKLGAKWDTVDVPDEYKDAANKARQSLIEAVADIDDDVMDKYLEGEEISNDEIKAAIRKGTLNLEFFPVLAGSAFKNKGIQMLMDAVLEYLPSPLDVRPYKATDPESGEDVELKADDSKPFASLAFKVATDPYVGRLTYIRVYQGTLEAGSYVLNATKDKRERVGRLLQMHSNHRKEIPEVFSGDIAAAIGLKNTTTGDSLTDQKHPLHLESMVFPDPVISVSVEPKTKADQDKMDIALQKLAEEDPTFKAETNPETGETIIAGMGELHLNIIIDRMKREFNVEATIGEPQVAYREAFTKPTKAQGKFIRQSGGKGQYGDVWIEFTPNETGKGFEFENAIVGGVVPREFIPAVEQGLKESMDNGVLAGYPLIDVKAKLFDGSYHDVDSSEAAFKVAASIALKNAAKSAGPVILEPIMKVDIVIPEEYMGDVMGQVTSRRGSVEGMEVRNKAQLIHAFVPLSEMFGYATTLRSASQGRGTFSMTFDHYSAVPKAIQEEIIEKNGAEK; encoded by the coding sequence ATGGCTAACAACAAACGTGAATTCCCATTAGAAAAAACACGTAATATTGGTATCACTGCTCATATTGATGCTGGTAAAACAACTGCTACTGAACGTATTTTGTACTATACTGGTAGAATCCACAAAATTGGTGAAACTCATGATGGTGCTTCACAAATGGATTGGATGGTACAAGAACAAGAACGTGGTATTACTATCACTTCTGCTGCTACTACTGCTCAATGGAAAGACTACCGTATCAATATTATTGATACTCCAGGACACGTTGACTTTACTGCCGAAGTTGAACGTTCATTACGTGTTCTAGATGGTTCCATTACTATTCTTGATGCTGCCGCTGGTGTTGAACCACAAACAGAAACTGTTTGGCGTCAAGCTTCAGAATATAATGTTCCTCGTATTGTTTTTGCTAACAAGATGGATAAGTTAGGTGCTGACTTTGCTGCATCAGTTCAATCATTACATGATCGTTTAGATGCTAATGCACATGCTATCCAAATTCCTATTGGTAAAGAAGATACATTTGAAGGTGTTATCGATTTAATCGATATGAAAGCTGATATTTATGATGAAGATAAGTTAGGTGCAAAGTGGGATACTGTTGATGTTCCTGATGAATATAAAGATGCAGCTAATAAAGCTCGTCAATCATTAATTGAAGCCGTTGCTGATATCGATGATGATGTTATGGACAAATACCTTGAAGGTGAAGAAATTTCAAATGATGAAATTAAGGCTGCTATCCGTAAGGGTACATTAAACCTTGAATTCTTCCCAGTTCTAGCTGGTTCAGCATTTAAGAATAAGGGTATCCAAATGTTAATGGATGCTGTTCTTGAATACTTACCATCACCATTAGATGTACGTCCTTATAAGGCTACTGACCCTGAAAGTGGAGAAGATGTTGAACTTAAAGCTGATGATAGTAAACCATTTGCTTCATTAGCATTTAAAGTTGCAACTGATCCATATGTTGGTCGTTTAACTTATATTCGTGTATACCAAGGTACTCTTGAAGCTGGTTCATACGTTCTTAATGCAACTAAGGATAAACGTGAACGTGTTGGTCGTTTGCTACAAATGCATTCAAACCATAGAAAAGAAATTCCTGAAGTATTCTCTGGTGATATTGCTGCTGCTATTGGTTTGAAGAACACTACTACTGGTGATTCTTTAACTGATCAAAAGCATCCATTACACCTTGAATCAATGGTATTCCCAGACCCAGTTATTAGTGTTTCTGTTGAACCTAAGACTAAGGCCGACCAAGATAAGATGGATATTGCTTTACAAAAACTTGCTGAAGAAGATCCAACTTTCAAGGCTGAAACTAACCCTGAAACTGGTGAAACAATTATCGCTGGTATGGGTGAACTTCACCTAAATATCATTATTGATCGTATGAAACGTGAATTTAATGTGGAAGCTACTATTGGTGAACCACAAGTTGCTTACAGAGAAGCATTTACTAAGCCAACTAAGGCACAAGGTAAATTTATTCGTCAATCTGGTGGTAAAGGTCAATATGGTGATGTTTGGATTGAATTCACTCCAAATGAAACTGGTAAAGGTTTCGAATTTGAAAATGCCATTGTTGGTGGGGTTGTTCCTCGTGAATTTATTCCTGCTGTAGAACAAGGTCTAAAAGAATCAATGGATAATGGGGTTCTTGCTGGTTATCCATTAATTGATGTTAAGGCTAAGTTATTTGATGGTAGTTATCATGATGTCGATTCATCTGAAGCTGCATTTAAGGTTGCTGCATCAATTGCGCTTAAGAATGCTGCTAAGAGCGCTGGTCCAGTTATTTTAGAACCAATTATGAAAGTAGACATTGTTATCCCTGAAGAATACATGGGTGATGTTATGGGACAAGTTACTTCTCGTCGTGGTAGTGTTGAAGGTATGGAAGTTAGAAATAAGGCACAACTTATTCATGCATTTGTTCCATTATCAGAAATGTTTGGTTATGCTACTACTTTACGTTCAGCTTCACAAGGTAGAGGTACTTTCTCAATGACATTTGATCACTATTCAGCTGTTCCTAAGGCTATTCAAGAAGAAATTATTGAAAAAAATGGTGCTGAAAAATAA
- the rpsG gene encoding 30S ribosomal protein S7, protein MPRKGNVQQREVLPDPIYNSKMVASLINRLMLDGKKGTATEILYGAFDLIKKETGNEAVDVFEEAMKNVMPVLEVKARRVGGSNYQVPIEVRPDRRVTLGLRWIVNYARLRGEHTMVERLGREIIDASNNTGASVKKREDTHKMAEANRAFAHYRW, encoded by the coding sequence ATGCCAAGAAAAGGAAATGTTCAACAACGTGAAGTTCTTCCTGATCCAATTTATAACTCAAAAATGGTTGCTAGTTTAATCAATCGTTTGATGTTAGATGGTAAAAAGGGAACTGCTACAGAAATTTTATATGGTGCATTTGACCTTATTAAGAAAGAAACTGGAAACGAAGCAGTTGATGTATTCGAAGAAGCTATGAAAAACGTTATGCCTGTACTAGAAGTTAAGGCTCGTCGTGTTGGTGGATCAAACTACCAAGTTCCTATCGAAGTACGTCCTGATCGTCGTGTTACATTAGGTTTACGTTGGATTGTAAACTACGCACGTCTACGTGGTGAACACACTATGGTTGAACGTCTAGGACGCGAAATCATTGATGCTTCTAACAATACAGGTGCTTCAGTTAAGAAACGTGAAGACACTCATAAGATGGCAGAAGCTAACCGTGCATTTGCTCACTACCGTTGGTAA
- the rpsL gene encoding 30S ribosomal protein S12 translates to MPTINQLVRKGRHSRSSKSKAPALNHGYNSYKKKQTNNPAPQKRGVATRVGTMTPKKPNSALRKYARVRLSNLIEVTAYIPGVGHNLQEHSVVLIRGGRVKDLPGVRYHIVRGALDTAGVTDRRQGRSKYGTKKPKE, encoded by the coding sequence ATGCCTACTATTAATCAATTAGTACGTAAAGGTCGTCATTCTAGAAGTTCTAAATCAAAAGCCCCAGCTTTAAACCATGGGTATAACAGTTACAAGAAGAAGCAAACCAACAATCCTGCTCCTCAAAAACGTGGAGTAGCAACTCGTGTTGGTACTATGACTCCAAAGAAGCCTAACTCAGCTTTACGTAAGTATGCTCGTGTTAGATTATCAAACTTAATTGAAGTTACTGCTTACATTCCTGGTGTTGGTCATAATCTTCAAGAACATAGTGTTGTTTTAATTCGTGGTGGTCGTGTTAAGGATTTACCTGGTGTTCGTTATCATATCGTCCGTGGTGCATTAGATACTGCTGGTGTTACTGATCGTCGTCAAGGTCGTTCAAAATACGGTACTAAGAAACCTAAAGAATAA
- a CDS encoding prepilin peptidase: MLGSFIALAECRTNRNESIIYPRSHCDYCNYTLQWFDLIPIVSYIFLMGKCRECKRKISISFFMIEILSILINVLFYLKTNSLIYVPFILCLIFLSLQDFHKKYVSLYAIIILLVIAITINYDLFKILIIFSIYLVLTILNRYGKFIGSADIDIICICAIVFDVNTLINIVLISSSLCLIFFVYFKNKENKLPFVPFIFAGIIISICIQK; this comes from the coding sequence ATCTTGGGATCATTTATTGCACTAGCTGAATGCCGAACTAACCGTAATGAATCAATTATTTATCCAAGATCACACTGTGATTATTGTAATTACACTTTACAGTGGTTTGATTTAATTCCCATTGTTAGTTATATATTTTTAATGGGAAAATGCCGGGAATGTAAAAGAAAAATTAGTATTTCATTTTTTATGATTGAAATACTATCCATATTAATTAACGTTCTTTTTTATTTGAAAACTAACAGTTTAATTTATGTCCCATTCATTTTATGTTTAATTTTTCTTTCATTACAGGATTTTCATAAAAAGTATGTTTCATTGTATGCAATTATTATTTTATTAGTAATTGCAATTACAATTAATTATGATTTATTCAAAATATTAATTATTTTTTCTATTTATTTAGTTTTGACCATTTTAAATAGGTATGGAAAATTTATTGGAAGTGCAGATATTGATATTATTTGTATATGTGCGATAGTTTTTGATGTAAATACATTAATTAATATTGTCTTAATATCATCTTCTTTATGTCTAATATTTTTTGTATATTTTAAAAACAAAGAAAATAAGCTCCCTTTTGTGCCATTTATTTTTGCAGGTATCATAATATCTATATGTATACAAAAATAG
- the rpoC gene encoding DNA-directed RNA polymerase subunit beta', with product MVDVNKFSSMQIGLASSDKIRSWSFGEVKKPETINYRTLKPEKDGLFDERIFGPTKDWECACGKYKRIRYKGIVCDRCGVEVTRSKVRRERMGHIELAAPVTHIWYFKGIPSRMGLILDMSPRALEEIIYFASYVVTDPGDTPLENKQLMSEQDYRQKKQEYGNRFEGKIGAEAIRTLLNNVDVKKEVAELKDQLKKATGQKRVRAVRRLDILESFVQSGNDLTWMIMEAIPVVPPDLRPMVQLEGGRFATSDLNDLYRRVINRNNRLKRLLDLHAPGIIVQNEKRMLQEAVDALIDNGRRGRPVAGPGNRPLKSLSHMLKGKQGRFRQNLLGKRVDYSGRSVIDVGPFLKFNQMGLPVPMALELFKPFVMKELVSREIASNIKSAKRQIERKDEEVFDVLEDVIKEHPVLLNRAPTLHRLGIQAFEPVLVSGKAMRLHPLACEAYNADFDGDQMAIHVPLSDEAQAESRLLMLAATHILAPRDGNPIVTPSQDMVIGNYYLTMEEAGREGEGMIFNTPEEAKLSYQSGLTHWHTRVGIAAKSMPNKPFTDEQRDKILVTTIGKIIFNGILPSSFTYLNEPTDTNLHGHLSDKFFLEPGEDIHEHLKNAPINGSFKKGFLSDIIAEVYKQYKVTETSHLLDKIKDLGYNESTKSGLTVGITDVTDLKEKPEIITESHKKVDNVTKQFRRGLITDHERYERVIGIWSDAKDDIQNKLMESFDPQNPIFMMSDSGARGNISNFTQLAGMRGLMAAPNGEIMELPITANFREGLSVLEMFISTHGARKGMTDTALKTANSGYLTRRLVDVAQDVIIREEDCGTDRGVIVTALKQGNEMIEPLYDRILGRYAMKTIKNPETGEVIVKHNQMINEPEAQAIMDADIKEVEIRSAFTCNTVHGVCEKCYGRNLATGSPVEVGEAVGTVAAQSIGEPGTQLTMRNFHTGGVAGNADITQGLPRVQEIFEARNPKGKAEISEVTGTVDLIEENPAERVKEVTIKGDSDTRTYKVPINARMNVVEGDFIRRGGAINEGSIDPKELIKVRDSLSTEVYLLSEVQKTYRMQGVEVSDKHAEIMVRQMLRKVRIMDAGDTDVLPGTLMDIDDFKNANADAVISGKIPATSRPVILGITKAALETNSFLSAASFQETTRVLTDAAIRGKNDPLVGLKENVIIGKLIPAGTGMKTYGRIEPEVEGKAKDNSSEDVYSISEIDERMNPEDVNNK from the coding sequence TTGGTCGATGTAAATAAATTTTCAAGCATGCAAATCGGTTTAGCATCTTCTGACAAGATTCGTAGTTGGTCATTTGGTGAAGTTAAAAAACCAGAAACCATTAACTATAGAACTCTAAAACCAGAAAAAGATGGTTTATTCGATGAAAGAATTTTCGGTCCAACTAAAGACTGGGAATGTGCTTGTGGTAAATATAAACGTATTAGATATAAGGGTATCGTTTGTGATCGCTGTGGAGTTGAAGTTACTCGTTCAAAAGTACGTCGTGAACGTATGGGACACATTGAATTAGCTGCTCCAGTTACTCATATTTGGTACTTTAAAGGTATTCCAAGTCGTATGGGACTTATTTTAGATATGAGTCCTCGTGCATTGGAAGAAATTATCTACTTTGCATCATACGTTGTTACTGATCCTGGTGATACACCACTAGAAAATAAACAACTTATGTCAGAACAAGACTATCGTCAAAAGAAACAAGAATATGGTAACCGTTTTGAAGGTAAGATTGGTGCTGAAGCTATAAGAACCTTACTTAACAATGTTGATGTTAAGAAAGAAGTTGCTGAATTAAAAGACCAATTAAAGAAAGCTACCGGTCAAAAACGTGTTCGTGCTGTTAGAAGACTAGATATTCTTGAATCATTCGTTCAATCAGGTAATGATTTAACTTGGATGATTATGGAAGCAATTCCAGTTGTTCCACCTGACTTAAGACCTATGGTTCAACTTGAAGGTGGCCGTTTTGCGACTTCTGATTTGAACGATTTATATCGTCGTGTTATTAACCGTAATAACCGTTTGAAGCGATTATTAGATTTACATGCTCCTGGTATCATCGTTCAAAATGAAAAACGTATGCTACAAGAAGCTGTTGATGCTTTGATTGATAATGGTCGTCGTGGTCGTCCAGTTGCCGGACCAGGTAATAGACCTTTGAAGTCACTTTCACATATGCTAAAAGGTAAGCAAGGTCGTTTCAGACAAAACTTACTTGGTAAACGTGTTGACTATTCTGGTCGTTCAGTTATTGATGTTGGACCATTCTTGAAATTTAACCAAATGGGACTACCAGTTCCAATGGCACTTGAATTATTCAAGCCATTTGTTATGAAAGAACTAGTTTCTAGAGAAATTGCATCAAATATTAAATCAGCTAAACGTCAAATTGAACGTAAAGATGAAGAAGTTTTTGATGTATTAGAAGATGTTATTAAAGAACATCCAGTTCTATTAAACCGTGCACCTACTCTTCATAGACTTGGAATTCAAGCTTTCGAGCCAGTTTTAGTTTCAGGTAAAGCAATGCGTCTTCATCCATTAGCTTGTGAAGCTTACAATGCCGATTTTGATGGGGACCAAATGGCTATTCATGTTCCTTTATCTGATGAAGCTCAAGCTGAATCAAGACTATTGATGTTAGCTGCTACTCATATTTTGGCACCTCGTGATGGTAATCCAATTGTTACACCATCTCAAGATATGGTTATTGGTAACTACTATTTAACTATGGAAGAAGCTGGACGTGAAGGTGAAGGTATGATCTTCAATACTCCAGAAGAAGCTAAGTTATCATATCAAAGTGGTTTGACTCATTGGCATACTCGTGTTGGAATTGCTGCTAAGTCAATGCCAAATAAACCATTTACAGATGAACAAAGAGACAAAATTTTAGTTACTACTATCGGTAAGATTATTTTTAATGGTATTCTTCCAAGTTCATTTACTTACCTAAATGAACCTACAGATACTAATTTACATGGTCATTTATCTGACAAGTTCTTCTTAGAACCTGGTGAAGATATTCATGAACATTTAAAGAATGCTCCAATTAATGGATCATTCAAAAAAGGTTTCTTATCAGATATTATTGCTGAAGTTTACAAGCAATATAAAGTAACTGAAACTTCACATTTATTAGATAAGATTAAAGATTTAGGTTACAATGAATCAACTAAATCAGGCTTAACTGTTGGAATAACTGACGTTACTGATTTAAAAGAAAAGCCTGAAATTATTACTGAATCTCATAAAAAAGTTGATAATGTTACTAAACAATTCCGTCGTGGTTTGATTACTGATCATGAACGTTATGAAAGAGTTATTGGTATCTGGAGTGATGCTAAGGATGACATTCAAAATAAATTGATGGAGAGTTTTGATCCTCAAAACCCTATCTTTATGATGAGTGATTCTGGTGCTCGTGGTAACATTTCAAACTTTACTCAACTTGCTGGTATGCGTGGATTGATGGCCGCTCCTAATGGTGAAATCATGGAATTACCTATTACTGCTAACTTCCGTGAAGGATTATCTGTTTTGGAAATGTTTATTTCTACCCACGGTGCTCGTAAAGGTATGACCGATACTGCTTTGAAGACTGCCAACTCAGGTTACTTAACTCGTCGTTTAGTTGATGTTGCTCAAGATGTTATTATTCGTGAAGAAGATTGTGGTACTGATCGTGGTGTTATTGTTACTGCCTTGAAACAAGGTAATGAAATGATCGAACCTCTTTACGATAGAATTCTTGGTCGTTACGCAATGAAGACTATTAAGAATCCTGAAACAGGCGAAGTTATTGTTAAACATAACCAAATGATTAATGAACCTGAGGCTCAAGCTATTATGGATGCCGATATTAAAGAAGTTGAAATTCGTTCAGCATTTACTTGTAATACTGTTCACGGGGTTTGTGAAAAATGTTATGGTCGTAACTTGGCAACCGGTTCTCCTGTAGAAGTTGGAGAAGCTGTTGGTACAGTTGCTGCCCAATCAATTGGTGAACCTGGTACTCAGTTAACTATGAGAAACTTCCATACCGGTGGTGTTGCTGGTAATGCTGATATTACTCAAGGACTTCCTCGTGTTCAAGAAATTTTTGAAGCTAGAAATCCTAAAGGTAAAGCAGAAATTTCTGAAGTTACAGGTACAGTTGACTTAATTGAAGAAAACCCTGCTGAAAGAGTTAAAGAAGTAACTATTAAAGGTGATTCTGATACTAGAACTTACAAAGTTCCAATCAATGCACGTATGAATGTTGTTGAAGGTGACTTCATTCGCCGTGGTGGAGCAATTAATGAAGGTTCTATCGATCCTAAAGAATTAATTAAAGTTCGCGATTCATTATCAACTGAAGTTTACTTGCTAAGTGAAGTTCAAAAGACTTACCGTATGCAAGGGGTGGAAGTTAGTGATAAGCATGCCGAAATCATGGTTCGTCAAATGCTACGTAAAGTAAGAATCATGGATGCTGGTGATACTGATGTTCTTCCTGGAACATTAATGGATATCGATGACTTTAAGAATGCTAATGCAGATGCAGTTATCTCTGGTAAAATTCCAGCTACATCACGTCCGGTAATCTTAGGAATTACTAAAGCCGCTCTAGAAACTAACAGTTTCTTATCAGCTGCTTCATTCCAAGAAACTACTCGTGTATTGACTGATGCTGCTATTCGTGGTAAGAACGATCCATTAGTTGGTCTAAAGGAAAATGTTATTATTGGTAAGTTAATTCCTGCTGGTACTGGTATGAAGACTTATGGTCGTATTGAACCAGAAGTTGAAGGTAAGGCAAAGGATAATAGTTCAGAAGATGTTTATTCAATTAGTGAAATTGATGAACGTATGAATCCTGAAGATGTAAATAATAAATAG